GGTATTGTTTGGTGGGGGGGGCGGGGGGGGGGGTGTTGGGGGTTTGGTGGTTGGGGTTTGGGGTTTGTTGTTTGTTTGTTGTTGTTGGGGGTTTGTTGTTTGGGGGTTGGGGGGGGGGGGGGGGTGGTGGGTGGTGACCTAAAAATAAGGAGCATCGCGCAGCGATGCCACGGGCTCCGAGACCCGCATCACCCCTACTCAAAGATCCTGATCCTTGGCCGATCCAATCGCCGACGCGTGGCACGCCTTTGAGGGTGCTGTTCAATAGGGCCGACAGACCGGGGGTGTCGATGCGCTCCACGCCCCGCATAGCCTAATCTCTTGGAACCCGGCGGGTTCTCGGCCGCGCATTCAGGAACTCAACCTGGGAAGCGAGGATCTCCTAGAACTTGTTTAGCCCCGGTTTGGAGCTCAAGACGCGGGCGCGACACCACTGTTCCTTCACGCCGCCTGATCCCCTCCCACCTGCGCGTCCACCTACGACGGCCTTAGCCACTCCGTCGCACGCAGGAAAAGCGGAGACGTGTCTCCGCACTCCATAGAGCCATTCCCCATCGCACGTCGTTGGAAAGCAGCAGCGGACTGTGGACCGCGGCTGTTCCTTCGCGTTGCCTCGCTCGAGCGCGGCTCACGGTCCGAGGCGTATCACTTCGTAGAAACGATTGGTACTCGGCAGCGGATCGATCGCCTGTGCGGTCGACGTGTTGGCTCGAATGATGCCTAAAGACTGATCAAACGGTCCAACCGCGTTCGTGCTGTAACGCACGTCGTAACGTTCGCCCACCAGAGCCCGCCATTGAATTCGAATTCCGTCTCCCAAGGGATCGGCGACCTGGAAGATCTGCAAGCCCGTGTTGAGCGCGTTGGTCCCCGACGCGGTCGCGACACGCACCAGGCCGGTCACCTGGAGGGAATCGTGATTCACCACATTAAAGAACCAGTTCGTCGGCGGGCCAAACGTCGGAAGGAAGAGGTTCGTGTGAATCGAGATGTGCTCCGAATTCGTACCGGTTTGGAGATCGCTGAAGTCGTAGAGGTAGGGTGAAGGAAGATCGTTCCGTCGCAGGAAGAGATCCACATCCCCCGTCAGGTTGAGAACCTCGACCAACAACGCCGAGTTCGTGGCCAGCGTGCCCAACGCGTGGAAATAATTCAGTGCCTCGCCCGGCTGGAGCGAGAAGCCAAACTCGTTCGCCGCCTCGGTCCAGTTGGTAATGCTGTAGGTATGCGGCGGGACCGGGAATCCGACCGGCAACGGAGTCGTCAACCGCGTCGCCGTCAGATCATAAGTAGCGGTGTTGGTTCCCGAGTTGTAGACGCCCAAGATCCATGGGATGGGTGTCAGCGGAACCGGGAAGGAGTCTGTCCGAACGATGATCATCTCGTTCGTATCCCGATAATTGATGCTGTGATAGTCATAGCGTGTGGGAGTCGGCAGATAGTCGACTCCAGCCAATCCCCGCTTGGCCACGAGATGCAACTCCGCATTCGTCGAGCGGAGCTCGTAGACGACCGAGTGGAGGTCGGGATGCGGTTCCACCACATGCTTATACCAGTGCATGTTGGTGCCGGGATAGAGGATGTTGGCCACCGGGGGCACAGCAGGCCCGGGGAATACGTTAGTGATGCCTGCGAGATCCGCACCAAACGGAGGCACCAACGGAGCGCCATTGGTCAGCGCGATCATCGGCAACTCGAAATCCACCCGAACTCGGAACGAAGAACCGCGAGACGTCAGATTCGAGTTCATCACCCCGAGGTAATAACGCGACCCCGGAGCCACCGCGATGCCGGGCAGGGGGGAGCCCACCTGGAGCTCATGGGGACTGATAACCGGAATGTCCACATCGGGGTCGGGAACCTGGTCGCCGTTGTAGAAGAACACCACGTTGGAGCCGATCAGGGTATTCGTGACGTTGATGGCTTCGAGAGGCACATCCACGGCATAGTAGCGGATACCGTCGCGTCGGACGATGTCGGCAAACTCCACACAATTGGTCAACAGGATCGGCTGTTGGGCGGGAGCAAACAGGACCTGCAAGTACCAACTCCACAAGATGGCGGGTTTCGATGCATTAGCCCCTTCCTTCGCACGAGTATCTTTAATATCCAAACGCCAAGTCCCCTGGGCGCTTTCACCGCGAACCGATGGCACTTGGACCAACGGCTCGGCCGGGGTATTGGCCTGATACTTGATTTCGGTGGGAAGCGGCTCCTCGGCCAAATAGTAGGCGGCAGCAAACGGTTCGCTCACCACGACGTCGTCAATGAGCGTGGTGGAGTTCCACTCACTCAAGAACGCCAAATCCTTGGCATCGTTGCGTCCAATGAAGCGAAGTGTGTTGGTTTGCCAATACTCCTTCGGGAAAAGGCGATTGGTGACACCGCTGATGACATATCGGAAGGAGTCCAACTGAGTGGGCTTCCATCGCGCCGTGACATTGAAGTCGGTCGGGCCAGGGCCATTGTCGGTAAAGTCATCGTCATTGATTCCCAGCCAGAGGTAATAGTCGCCTGGGGCCTCTGGGACACTGAGAATGGCTTCGTCCCCCACGAAGAAGGGTGGGCTGGCGATCGTCTGCGCCGACAGTGTCGTGGCGCTGAAGCTCCACTGTCCAACCAGGGAGTAATATGGCAGCCCGCGGGGGCCGGCACCCGCTCCGTCAGGACCGACGCGGGGCCCTGCACTCACGACAATTCCATTAGTCGGAGTGCTGAGATAAATCTCCTGTCCAGGGCTTCCGCGGAACTTGGGAACCAGGACGGCCTGGCTGAGATTCACGGGATCATGCACACTACCCACCGGCCCCGGTCCCACCGCAAAACTAACCTGCTGCGTTTGTGCGCTAGAGTCCTTGCGATACGCAAAGGAGAGACGGTATTGGCGCTCGCCACGGATCGGCAGTTCAGCGGCCACGGCGCCGTCCGACAACGCCAGCACCTGAGAATGCAAGCTACCGGTCACCGAATCGTTGGTGATCATCACACTGCGATTCAACACCCGCCATCCCTCGAACAACACGGAGGTGGTATCCTGATAGCCGGTCGGCGTGAGCTCGAAATCGCTCAAGTAGACCGTCGGCTGGGCTTCCGTGCCAGTCGGTGCGAAGGGAGGAGCCATAAACTTGATGGCTCCATCCGCCAGGTTGGTGCTATCGGTGAAAGTCGCCCACGCATAATTGGTCAGCACTTCCTCGGGAGTTCCAACCAGCCCGTTAAGACCAAAGGTCTTGCCCAATCCATCGACGCTGGCGTTACCCCGGTTCTCCTTGAGCAGCCAGCGGGTGCCGCGCGGGGAAACCAAGTGAATGGCCAAATCGGACACCCGAGGGTGATCCAACCGAATCCCGACCCGCGCCTCGACAATGGGACGGTTCGTCTGAATGGTGATGCCTGCCTGGGTTTGAGCGTCGTCCGCAATGCCCTGGCCCAAGGGATCCGGGTTTGGCAGGAAGGTCTGGAACGAATCCGACAGTAATCCGCGGGTGATCAAGATCTTGAGACGGACTGTTTGCCCAAACGGGTTGGGATTGAAAATTCCCAGCTGCCAGCGACCGGGAGCAATGGGAGGCGAGCTGAAATAATCAAGGGTTAGACAGTTGGTGTCGCCCACGAGCACCTCCTGAAACGCATCCCAATCCGTCTGCGTGGGACGGTTCAGACCTCGACGCAGGTAGATCTCGACCGGACCGACATTCTCCGAAACGCAGACCTGAAGCTGACTGGCGTCGAACGGAATATCGATGAAGTCATAGTACCAGCTATTGGGAAGAATGGAGACCAGGCATCCGTCGGTGGTCAGACATTCCAGATTCTGCGGATCGATGCACAAGGAGACCTTGTTGGCCGTGCCCGCGTGCAAGGGAGAGTTGTCGAACAAGGCAAACTGCCAAACGCCGAGGGCATCGGAACCCACCAGCGCATTGAGCTTGATGGGGCCCTCGCTCGAGTAGGTGTTGGCATCCAAGTTGGTGCCGCTGTCGTCAAAGCTGATGACCAAGTTGGTATTCACGCCGGTGAAGGTGTGCGAGAAGAGCGTCACCATGGGATCCGTGGGGCCCTTTAGAAGCGCGGTCAGATCGCCTACATCATCGTGAGTGAAGTCCATATCGACCCGGGCGTTGCGGATGAGCGACGAACGAGTGCCGATGCCGATGAAGAGAGCCGGCTGGATCTCGTCGAGACCACTGGGGCTTTCATTCGAGCCATCGGGAATCACCGTCGGACTGCGAATGAAGTGAATCACCCGGCAGCCGTTCTCATCGCTGTCGAAAGGTTCGCTGCGGGCGATCGCCAGCAGGGCGTATTCGGCCGCCTGCTGATCCTCCGCCTTCACCGCAATGTAATACTCGCTGTCGGGAGCCGAGTTCGTGAACGCGACAAATTCCGTTCCCAGCCGAGTCCGCGAGGCACCGCGCCGTTGGTCGCTGGAAATTCGCCCCTGAAGAATGGAGGCCTGGAGGACCGCCGGATCCAGGGTGAGCAGCGCCGGATCAGTAGATACATAGAGATCAATATCTCCTTCCGCCAACCGGGGTCGGGAAAGATTATCCGCCTGGAACGTAATGATCGCGACATACGGGTTGGTGCTGCCTTCATTGACGAACCGATAGAACCGCCATTGCGGCACCACCCCGTTGGTTCCCAGAGCCACGGCGGGATTGGCGCCCACCCGCTCGTTCATGAGAGGGACCTCGTTGGTCAGGGTGACCAGCGCCGGGCCACTTTGCACCCGCGGCCCAACCGGTTCATCGATCTTAAAGCCATCCTCAATGGTACGATCCCCAATGGAGACCACCAAGGCATAGTCTTGAACGATCTCGGTAGGCTCGGACGTCACCGCGTTGACATTCACCCGCTTGGCAACCACGGTGATCGAGTACTTGTCGCCCAAAGGCCCGGAAACAAAAACATTCTCAACGTTGTTCACCACGTCGGTAACGTTGGTGATGGTGGTATCGATGGGGTCGTTGTAGAGCGACTCGGACTTGATGTCGTTGCCGTAATAGACTTCACCCGAGGTGAGGTTAGTGATGACCAAATCCAGGTCGTTCACGAGCTTGATGCCAACGCCGGGATTGCCGGGCGGATCCGTCCAGACAAGCGTGACACGCAAGTCATTCAAGGCGGCGAAGGCGTTGGTCGGACTAAAGGTCAGGGTCCGGGTCTCGCTTTCGCCGGTAGCGAGGGAAGCGTTGTTGGTTTGATCATAGAACCGCACCGGCCAGCTGTCGGGGGCGGTTGGCTTCGAATCCATGACCTTGGGAATGATCCGCGGCAGCTCCGGTTTGCCCCAGCCCTGCATGTTGAGGGTGGACTTGACCTGGAAGTCATAAAGATCACCCACCGTGTCCGAGCCGTTGATCAACAGAGCCTTGGTCAGTGCCGGGCTTGGCAATGGGTAGTTGAGACGATTGGTGAAAAACTCGTGCATGAGCGCAATCATGCCGCTGATCGCCGGAGCAGCCATGCTCGTGCCGCTCTCATAGCGGTAGAGCGGTCCGACCTGGTCGTTCAGCTTCTTCAGCTCGGTGAAATACTCGGAAGATACCGGCGCGTTGGTCACGGTCACGATGGCGATGAGATCGAAGGCCACCGGAAAGTTGGTGGTGTTCTCGATCGCGATCACCCAGTTGCCGCCGCCGGTCACCGGGAACCGAACAAAATTGGTGCCTTCAAAGTCGTTCGGAGGAGGCAATACATCCTTACGCACCCCGATCAGGAGCGGCGGAATCGGAACGGGAGACTTGGCATTCGGAATGGAGCGCAAGCTCACCTCAATGGAGTTGTCGGGCACCTGGACCGTGTAGAAATTGGTCCAGGTGGCGTTGATCGATTGATCGCGCAGGAAGAGCGGGATGTGATCGATCTGCAAAATGGGGTCCTTCCAATCCACGCTGCGGGTGGAGATGATGAAGGAACCGGGAGCAACGACATCGGGCTTGAATCGGCCGAACTCACCTTCGAGGTTGATGCCCACATTCCCGCGACTGGAGTAATCGGCGATCTCGTTGTTGCTGTCGGTGTCGGCATAGAAGAACGAATTCGTCTGCGGTTCGCCGAAGGCGTTGGTGGTGACCGGACCGTTAGTGATACGACGCAGGCTCTCCAGAGCTCCGACCGTGATCACATTCTTAGCCGTCGCCGGGGTCGTCACGGTGTCTCCCGATCCTCCCAGTCCATCGTTGTCCCCTCCGCCGGAATTACCCGCTGCGAAAACGAAGGTCACTGGCTGCTGTCCGGGCAACGACGGCAACGCATCGCGCACCGCGGCGTCATAGCTCGCCGCGGCGGAATCATACTCATTGATTCCCAGGTAGCCCCAGCTGTTGTTGGAGATCAGCGCGTCGTTGAGCACAGCCGCCTCCTGAAGATAATTGTCGGAGAGGAAGGATCCGAAGAAGGGATCGATCAACACCGGAACAATGATGGCTTCCGGAGCTTTACCCTGGAAGCTGGCATTGGTCGCGGACCCGGGTGGCATGTTGGTGCCGGAGAGCGCGGGGAAGTTTTTTCCGCTGCTCGCAATCGTGCCGGCGACATGCGTTCCATGCCCATCGGGATCGACGTGCGCGGCCGGCTCCCCGTCCAGAACGCGGCCAACAAGATCGGCATGAGTTTCGTCGACGCCCGTGTCATTGACGTTCACGCGGATGCCTTTGCCGGTCAAACCCAGGTATTGGGCATCCAGGCCCCCGTTGGTGCTCGTGCCCAAGCTCAGGGCGGTCATGTCATTGGCGGCTTGCCGCTTCACATAGGGATCAATCCACTGCACTCGATCATTCTGCGCAAAGTCCGTCAGACGGCTCGACGCAGCCCGGACGATAACCTCCGTCCCAAACGGCGACCGGCTCTGTCCCAAAACCTCCAGGTTCATGATGCGCAATTCAGCCACCATCGCCTCAGCCTCTTGGGGAAACACCAATAACCGGAAGGATTTTTCCTCAGGAGGAGGCGTCTGGCTGATCGCGTCCTTGAGCAAAGCCGGAGACAGTTTGAAATAAGGAATCCAGGGGATAACAGAGCGAACGAGCGGGGATTGACGAATCTGCTCCGCTTTTGCGCTGTCCATTCGGACCAGCAGTGCGTTGTTGGGCACATAGCTGATGATCTCGGCCTGAAGGGAGGTCAGCAGCTGACGGAATCCACGATCGAGCGAAACCTTGGACTGAACGACGTAGTTTTCCGTGGGGCCTTTGGGCTGCAGGGAATCCGGAACCTGCAGAGCGAGTGGCTTACGGAGATCCAGCAAGGCATTGGCCAACAGCAGGGCATCGTCACGGCGCGCCAGCTCGTCGAGCTTGGTATCGCTGTTGCGCAACCGCAGGGGGTAGCGAGCCTTGGGCGGTTCAGGAAAGCGATTGGTGGACACATACTCAATCCGGCCCACCGCGGCGGACAGCAGCGCGGGCGCCAGGGGACCACCGGCCGCTTGCGGCGGGGCCGAGGTCGTGACGGGGCTGACAGGAGACGGCGCCGCAGGTGTTTTGCGACGGGCAGCCTCCTTCCGACCCAAGTCCCAAAACATCGCCGCACCAAAAAAGCAAAGCAGGCTGATCACCAGCCAGGTTCTAGGCTTGAAGGACATAGACAATACTCTCTCTTAACTTACGTTTCGATTACCCCGCACCACCTGCCCCGCAGCATGGTCCCCCGCTACTCAGCATCCAAAAAGGTCTACAACTACTAATATCTGTTAAAATCCGTCGGCAGGCAACTGCTCAAAACTCTCCACCACCGGGCGCAAGACCATCCGCTGGCCGGGAGCTACGGCCGATCCGATCTTGCGGGCCGTGTTCTCGAATCGGATGACCGTTTTGGTCGCCATTTCAGCGGTAATCTGGTAGTTGGTGCAAAGATTGTAGTAATCCGATGCCGCGTTCTTGATCAGCGAGTCCTGGGCGGGCTGCAAGGCTTGGCCAAAGGCATAGATGACGAACCTCGGCTCATCGGATCGAATGAGCGAAAGCACCTGCCGCGGAATCATCTCGTAGGCTTCCTCGGAGATCCCCATCTGGCGGAACCGCGCATCGCTGAGGTTGAGAAACGGAGATTGGAGGGTAAGCTCGGGCACGGCCAGGATCTGTCCCACGCTCGCATACAGTCCATTGGTGAACCACAGTCGGGTTCGATTGATTCCATTGACGATTTTGCCGACCGGCGATTCGGAGGCAGCCGTGAGACCGGGCTGGATCACCGCGAAGGAGAGCGCGGGAGGCTGCAGCGGGTTCCTGGCCGCAAACCGCTTGGCCACATCGTTCAGTTCCACGTGGTTGGTCAGAACCACCACCCCGCTCAGCACAGCCGACCAGGCAGCCAATCCGCTCTGGTTGACGCCGATCTTGCCCGCTCCGGCGGAGTCGCTTCCTCCCACCGTGAACATGTCGACCAAGGACCAATCGTTCGTCGGAAAGTTGAGCCAGGTGTTGGTGTACGCATTCTGGTTGAGCCGATACGCCTTGAACATGTCGACCGCGACGTGACTCAGCCAGGATTCGGTGGCGAGGGCAGCGGTTCCGTCCGGTGCAGATTTAAGGTAAATGGACTGCCAAGGGGTGCCCCGATGGATACGCCCGATGGCCCCCAAATTAGCCAGGCGGTTGGTGGGAAAGTCCCAGTCATCCGGGGTGCGCACCATAGGGTCGCGGACGAAGGGATCGAAATCCTGAACGGAGGCAGTGGCGGTGGTTGAAGCCTGGGCCTTGGCACTGGATGGCCAGGGCTGATGGGAGCTTTTGTTGACCTCACCCAGGTTCCAGGCATTGGACACCGCGGCGTTCAAGCTGTTGCTGAGTCCATTGACCAACGGAGGAATCATCGCCCCCTTGTAGTCGCCATAGTTGGTTCCGTAGGAGCCAAAGTTTTGCGGCTGATAAGCCTTCAACATTTGCTCAGGCGTGTGATGCAAAAGGGGATCATTCGCCTGCCAGGAGGTGAGCTGGAAGAAGGCTTGGTGAGCGGTTAGAGGAGCCTGCTTCTGCAGATTCGTATTGCTAGGACCGCCGCTGAAAAATTCGAGAAAGTTGAGAACCTCGGCATCCACCGTGGCGAGTCGGGAAAAATCTCTCCAGCTGGCTCGAAGGCCGGGGAGGTTCAATCCCTGCCAGCTCGCAAAGACCTGGTTCGAAGCCCCCACGGTGGGGATATCGATTCGCGCGCTGCCATCGACTCGATTCGTGACCCACATCTGCCGAATCGCCGTGGTCAATCCCCCGCCGCCCGCGTTGGCCGAGTCGCCGCTGTCGTTGAGATATTGATTCAAATCGAACGCGGTCTCCAATCGATTCATGCTCACCGCGTCGATCACCCGTCCGAACCCTGGAGTGCCCGGCGCTGTATCGGCATCGAAGAGCAGATACATGAACTCGTTGGTGGTCCGGCAGTTGAACGCCGCCGAGGAAAAGCGGGCCGGCGTCCGATACAGATTTCCGCGGAAGTCCGTGAACGTCCCGCGCGGGTTGCCTGGGGTGTAGAGCGCCTGATTGAGCAGCACCAGGTTCGTCAACGCCGGCACCCGGATAGCGAATTTGTTGAACAGGCCTCCCCGCCAGCTGTTTGCGGGAATATCGGTTCGGAAATCATAGTCGTTCGTCGCGGTAGTGAGGAAATTGGTCCCCTCGAACAACGTGGTCGTCAGGCGTCCCTTGATGCGGGCAATGAGCCGGCGGGGATAGGCGCTGGTGTAACCGTTGATCAGCTCCACGCCGAAACGATTCGAGGCGCTCATCACGAAGAATTCGTTCAGGTATTCGTTCATCGGCCGCGAACCCCGCCGCAAATCCTCACTTACGCTCTGCTTCGTGACCAGCAGCTTGCGCGACAGATCAAAGCCCGAAGCCAGAACGATCTCGTTCAGCGAAGGAATTCCTTTGCGCGTCGCCACGATGGGGGGAACTCCATACACGTTCAGGTTGTCAACCACCTGATCGACGGTTGCCACCGCCATCCGCTTGACCAGCTCGGAAATGGAGATCCACGGATACGCATCCGGATTGAGTAGGGTTCCATCATCCTCGAGATAACCAGCGATCACCACGTCCCCGTTGGAACGGCGAGCGAACCGGGGACGATAGATGGTAGGCAGATAACCGGCATGGTTCTCAGGCACCGTCGGGCGGCTGGGCGCAATTCGGTTGGTGCTGGCCTCATATAAATTGGCCGACACCTGCAGCAGGCGGTGCACCGCTGAGTTGTAGTAGTTGATGGGAAACACCGGGATATTCGTGACACTCAGCTGGGTCAAAGCCGGCAGGTCGCGGGGACGCAGAAAGTTCCGGGGATTGTTAGTAACGGTGGTCGGACCTAGGAGCGGGTCAAAACGATAGGCGAAGTTCGGACTGAACAAATCCTCATCACTCGTGGCACCGCTGTAGTTGGTGTTTACATTGGCCAGATGATCGCGGATCAGCCGATCGGCTACGGTCATGAAGAAGTCGGCCGGATCCCACGCCACCAAATCCGTCGTCTTATAACCGTCCAGATTCTTGAAACTCAGGTTGATTTTGTCTTCCGTTCCGGTGCCCGTGTCGGTTCCCAGTTGGGAGAGCAGACGATAGAAGGTGTAGCGGTTGTAGGTCCCTCGGTTGGTCGATGCCGCTTGGAGGGACTGGGTCAGCTTCCCGTAGTAGGGCGAGCGCAACGGATCGGAGTGGCGCGCCTTGAAAAGCTCGTCCATCGACACAAACCGGTTGGGGTTATCGACCCCCGACCAGCGGGTGCTGGGATCCTTGGAGTCGGGATCATTGTCCACGCTGGACAGCCCGGTGAGGCGGTTGGTGATCTGCTGAGTCGTATCGTCCGCGTAGGTGTCGGCCACATCGCTGCGGAAGTAGTCCGACAAGCGGGATCCGGCCGACGCGCTGCCCAACCACGCATCCAGCGAGGGAAGGTTGCGGTAATCACCGGCATAGCGGTAGCGAAGCAAATCCCGGGCATGGTCGAAGGCAATCCCAACGCCATCACCGGCACCTATGCCGTTGCCCGCACCCCACGGTGCCGGGAGATCGTAGCGATACCCCGTCAGCCCCAACCATTCGTTCGTGTTCAGATCCGCCAGAAACGCCGCCAGATTGATCTCATAGGTACCCACACCTTGGTTGCGTCCGTAGCCTTCAAATCCGGCACGGATCTCCGCGTTTTTCGCATTGTTGTGAATCGCGTTGATGTCCAGGGTCCGCCCGGCCGGCACGACCAGGAAGGCATACCGACCAATGAAGCGATTGGTCGCTGAGTGAGGCAGGCCGGGTTGAGAAAGCATGCCGAGCCATTCGGGATCGCCCGCATGGAAGAAGCGATTGGTCCCGATCGGCTGATCGTCCCGGTCCAGCAGCACGTGGAACCCATTGCTCTCAAAGGATTGATTGCGGTTGAAGTCCAGATAATGGCGGAAGTCGAGCGCCGCGTTGGGATTGGTCCGATTGGTCTTTACGAACACCGGCACCCGGGCATCGAACTGCAGGTTGGTCACATAGCTCAGGGTGTAGTCTGACGGATTGAAGCTGTTGGTGGAGGTCGAAACGAGCAGATCGCCAGCCGCGCGTCCATCAATCGGACCGAGGCGGGGGTCGGCCGGGTCCGGGCTGAGTTCGAAGGAATACACCGGCCGGCCAAAGCCGCCGGCCATCAGGTTGGATCGGCCCAGAATCTGAACCGCCAAAGTCGCTTTGGCCCGCTCCAAAGCCGCGTTGGCCATGTATTCGGCATCGATGAGGTGCTGGGCGGTCGTGACCGATGATCGCTCGCGCCGACTGACGGCGAGCAGGGCGAAGGTGATGACCAGGATGACGCTGAGCAGGATCAGCGTGATCACGAGGGCCACACCACGACGGGGCGAGTGGGAGGAAAGACGCGGAGTCATGGGCGCGTAGAAATAGTTATCCGCTGCCG
The nucleotide sequence above comes from Verrucomicrobiales bacterium. Encoded proteins:
- a CDS encoding S8 family serine peptidase; protein product: MSFKPRTWLVISLLCFFGAAMFWDLGRKEAARRKTPAAPSPVSPVTTSAPPQAAGGPLAPALLSAAVGRIEYVSTNRFPEPPKARYPLRLRNSDTKLDELARRDDALLLANALLDLRKPLALQVPDSLQPKGPTENYVVQSKVSLDRGFRQLLTSLQAEIISYVPNNALLVRMDSAKAEQIRQSPLVRSVIPWIPYFKLSPALLKDAISQTPPPEEKSFRLLVFPQEAEAMVAELRIMNLEVLGQSRSPFGTEVIVRAASSRLTDFAQNDRVQWIDPYVKRQAANDMTALSLGTSTNGGLDAQYLGLTGKGIRVNVNDTGVDETHADLVGRVLDGEPAAHVDPDGHGTHVAGTIASSGKNFPALSGTNMPPGSATNASFQGKAPEAIIVPVLIDPFFGSFLSDNYLQEAAVLNDALISNNSWGYLGINEYDSAAASYDAAVRDALPSLPGQQPVTFVFAAGNSGGGDNDGLGGSGDTVTTPATAKNVITVGALESLRRITNGPVTTNAFGEPQTNSFFYADTDSNNEIADYSSRGNVGINLEGEFGRFKPDVVAPGSFIISTRSVDWKDPILQIDHIPLFLRDQSINATWTNFYTVQVPDNSIEVSLRSIPNAKSPVPIPPLLIGVRKDVLPPPNDFEGTNFVRFPVTGGGNWVIAIENTTNFPVAFDLIAIVTVTNAPVSSEYFTELKKLNDQVGPLYRYESGTSMAAPAISGMIALMHEFFTNRLNYPLPSPALTKALLINGSDTVGDLYDFQVKSTLNMQGWGKPELPRIIPKVMDSKPTAPDSWPVRFYDQTNNASLATGESETRTLTFSPTNAFAALNDLRVTLVWTDPPGNPGVGIKLVNDLDLVITNLTSGEVYYGNDIKSESLYNDPIDTTITNVTDVVNNVENVFVSGPLGDKYSITVVAKRVNVNAVTSEPTEIVQDYALVVSIGDRTIEDGFKIDEPVGPRVQSGPALVTLTNEVPLMNERVGANPAVALGTNGVVPQWRFYRFVNEGSTNPYVAIITFQADNLSRPRLAEGDIDLYVSTDPALLTLDPAVLQASILQGRISSDQRRGASRTRLGTEFVAFTNSAPDSEYYIAVKAEDQQAAEYALLAIARSEPFDSDENGCRVIHFIRSPTVIPDGSNESPSGLDEIQPALFIGIGTRSSLIRNARVDMDFTHDDVGDLTALLKGPTDPMVTLFSHTFTGVNTNLVISFDDSGTNLDANTYSSEGPIKLNALVGSDALGVWQFALFDNSPLHAGTANKVSLCIDPQNLECLTTDGCLVSILPNSWYYDFIDIPFDASQLQVCVSENVGPVEIYLRRGLNRPTQTDWDAFQEVLVGDTNCLTLDYFSSPPIAPGRWQLGIFNPNPFGQTVRLKILITRGLLSDSFQTFLPNPDPLGQGIADDAQTQAGITIQTNRPIVEARVGIRLDHPRVSDLAIHLVSPRGTRWLLKENRGNASVDGLGKTFGLNGLVGTPEEVLTNYAWATFTDSTNLADGAIKFMAPPFAPTGTEAQPTVYLSDFELTPTGYQDTTSVLFEGWRVLNRSVMITNDSVTGSLHSQVLALSDGAVAAELPIRGERQYRLSFAYRKDSSAQTQQVSFAVGPGPVGSVHDPVNLSQAVLVPKFRGSPGQEIYLSTPTNGIVVSAGPRVGPDGAGAGPRGLPYYSLVGQWSFSATTLSAQTIASPPFFVGDEAILSVPEAPGDYYLWLGINDDDFTDNGPGPTDFNVTARWKPTQLDSFRYVISGVTNRLFPKEYWQTNTLRFIGRNDAKDLAFLSEWNSTTLIDDVVVSEPFAAAYYLAEEPLPTEIKYQANTPAEPLVQVPSVRGESAQGTWRLDIKDTRAKEGANASKPAILWSWYLQVLFAPAQQPILLTNCVEFADIVRRDGIRYYAVDVPLEAINVTNTLIGSNVVFFYNGDQVPDPDVDIPVISPHELQVGSPLPGIAVAPGSRYYLGVMNSNLTSRGSSFRVRVDFELPMIALTNGAPLVPPFGADLAGITNVFPGPAVPPVANILYPGTNMHWYKHVVEPHPDLHSVVYELRSTNAELHLVAKRGLAGVDYLPTPTRYDYHSINYRDTNEMIIVRTDSFPVPLTPIPWILGVYNSGTNTATYDLTATRLTTPLPVGFPVPPHTYSITNWTEAANEFGFSLQPGEALNYFHALGTLATNSALLVEVLNLTGDVDLFLRRNDLPSPYLYDFSDLQTGTNSEHISIHTNLFLPTFGPPTNWFFNVVNHDSLQVTGLVRVATASGTNALNTGLQIFQVADPLGDGIRIQWRALVGERYDVRYSTNAVGPFDQSLGIIRANTSTAQAIDPLPSTNRFYEVIRLGP